The proteins below come from a single Papaver somniferum cultivar HN1 chromosome 11, ASM357369v1, whole genome shotgun sequence genomic window:
- the LOC113320489 gene encoding uncharacterized protein LOC113320489: MASKVGFLGFAILVVVLLCNSTNGVSDDSRTGVRALCNSTIGVCNTENANHMESLGVLADGCDVDVQGLVAQCAPFVFKSGPKIPPTQGCCDVIQKADIPCVCKQITPEIEQVVSIEKVIYVAQFCHKDLPRGTKCGSVSIPPAMKRN, from the exons ATGGCATCCAAGGTCGGGTTTCTAGGTTTTGCAATCTTGGTAGTCGTTTTATTGTGTAACAGTACTAATGGAGTTTCAGATGACAGTAGAACTGGAGTTAGAGCATTGTGTAACAGTACTATTGGAGTTTGTAATACCGAAAATGCTAATCACATGGAATCCCTTGGAGTTTTAGCTGATGGATGTGATGTTGATGTCCAGGGACTGGTCGCTCAATGTGCTCCTTTTGTTTTCAAGTCAGGACCAAAGATACCGCCAACTCAAGGATGTTGCGATGTTATTCAGAAAGCTGATATTCCTTGTGTCTGTAAACAAATTACTCCTGAGATCGAGCAAGTTGTTAGCATTGAGAAAGTGATTTATGTTGCTCAATTTTGTCACAAGGATCTTCCCCGTGGAACCAAATGTGGAA GTGTGAGTATTCCTCCAGCCATGAAAAGAAACTAA